Genomic DNA from Mus pahari unplaced genomic scaffold, PAHARI_EIJ_v1.1 scaffold_14024_1, whole genome shotgun sequence:
ATGGTTTTAGACCTTTATTATAGAcatgaagggggaaagagagaagggagagagagagagagagagagagagagagagagagagagagagagagaggaaaggctaggagaaagagagtaagagggagagaagagaggagaggagagaggagagaagacaaagagaaagaaaggaagagagaggagtgagagttaagagaacaaaggagtgagaagtaagacagagagatagggctgaacagcccttattttattttttttaattttttttattaaatatttatttacatttcaaatgtgatcccaaaagtcccctatacacacCCTCTGCCCCTACCCActcgctcccacttcttggccttggcattcctctgtatggggcatataaagtttgcaagaccaaggggcctctctttccaatgatggccgactaggccatcttctgctacataagcaactagagacacgagctctgggggtactggtaagttcatattgctgttctacctatagggttttaaacccccttcagctccttgggtaatttctctagctcttccattgggggcccttgtTCCAtcttacagatgactgtgagcatccacttctgtatttgccaggcactggcatagcctcacaggggacagctatatctgggtcctttcagcaaaatcttgctggcatatgcaatagtgtctgtgtttggtggctgattatgagattgATGCTCAGGTgtggcactctctggatggtccatcgttttgtcttagctccaaactttgtctctgcaactccttccatgggtatcttattccctattttagggaggaatgaagtatccacgtgttggtcttccttcttcttgattttatgttttggaaattgtatcttgggtattctaagtttctgggctaatatccaattatcagtgagtgcatatcaagggacttcttttgtgattgagttacctcactcaggatgatatactccagatacatccatttaacagccctttttatgatctttactgtttctaggtaactggggaggaatttAGCCTGAAGATCAAAAACTTGAGCTATTGCCTACATGATTTCTACTCAGGCTTCACTtgtaggggctgtgggggtggtaacttaggcaggagccagagttccaggagcatgagggaacacttACAGGTCATAAatgtgaattatcacccttccggGTTTGGAACTCAGGTCAACTGGacaccagcctgcaattccccataGGTACAGAGCTTGTGGAAAGACCAAAACAGgtagtctgctacagagctgggagtGTGATAGGTGATTGCCTATGGATACAGGGAAGGAGTGTGAATATCTGAACTTCAACTACCTGCTTCACTGGTCTATTTGGATCATAGTGAAACTAGGTTGGCATATTCCCAGAAAAATCCAGATGAAGTTGGTTCTAAGATAAGAAGGTGAGTATAGAGGAAGGGTGAGAAGATCATCTGCATGGTGTGCTGGAGATGGGGTCAGAATGGAGGTGATCTGCTACAGAGATGGGAGTGAGACTATAGAATTGGATATGGTGAAAAGGAGGATGGAAATGAGAAAACCTTGAAGATTCTCAATCAGTATGTCCTCTTCTCTGGCAGGAGTAACCTGCAGAATCCCAGAGAATTCCTGATGATGTTGGAAGCTGGGTGGAATGAGCTGGGACAAGGAAGATTGGAGGTCTGCATGATCTGTTGGAGTTTGATATCAGTAACAGCAGGACATGTTCTGATACAAAAATGGGGAAGGGGTGTTGAACttgtggaaggaaggagatgTGTTGATATGCAGAGCAGAGGATGTGGTTGAGAGGTGACAGAATTGCATAATGAATCCCAGGAAATCAGACTCCAGGGACCAACATCAGGGTGCATATCTGGATTTATTGTGCAATATACTTACATGTATAAACTGTTTGAGATAATCTAAAGTCTCTAAATCCTCAACCACTTTTATCTTGCTACATCTTCACTATGCCGCAATGAATTGTCTACCTGATGAGGTCACTCAAAAGGATCATAGGTGGggtaaaaaaaaagaggagtagGGGGAGCATTATCCCCTGAAAAGACTACTATGAAGACAGTGGAATAGGATGGACAGATTGCTCAGGGGTTAGGAGCAATGAATGCTCTTCCAAATATATTGAGTTAAATGCcaagcaaccacatagtggctaaaaaccatctgtagtgggatctgatgacctcttctggtgtgtctgaagacagctacactgtactaatataaataaaataaataagtctttaaaagggGGGGCAGACACTACCCAGGCCTTGGTTCCTTTTTGGGGTCTCACTGTTTTTCCAGGGACTATATTAGATCTAATGTTGTGTACACCAGATCAGGACTCTTTGAGGAGTTGACGAAGTCTGTGGTGCCTCCCTCTCCAATCCACTTTTTTCTTCACATGGTTAACTTCCATATCCCCCACAATAATCTGCATTTAAcctacctgcttccctgtcctgagtTGCTCATGGAAActtgaatattaatattttaaacattattttcaaaactaaaagaagcttgctggatcctctggagcatGCTGAGCTGtcctgagcagcctgctatcccaGGGGAACCTCCGTTCTTTGGCCACCTCTCCCCCTACCTTCATCAGACACACTGAATTATTCAAGTTagcttcccttcctccacccatccCTACTTGTTGAGACCTCTGGGCATGCCAAGCTGCCCACAGTAGATTGGTAGCCTGGGTAGACTTCCATTGTCCTGCCAACTCTCTGCTGAAAATCATCAGATTGGCAGCAACTGAAccatacacacctgcacatactaAATGCAACAGACCACTAGATATGGAATGATACAACCCAAAGATACCCATCTGAGACCTGCCACATCAGCATCATCGAGTCAAAACCCCTATCAGTATGTGCTACAATAAGAAAATCCAGGAACCAAACCCATCCAGATAGCTGAAAGCCCATGAAAGAACACAACCAACAAAGCCAGGTAAAGAAGGTACAAGAATAAATACATGaacaaggatgcttgaatctcacttagaagtgaGAAAAAATTAGTCATAAGAGGCCGATGGAAGGAAGAAACTCGATGAGATAAGGATAGAGtggggaaatgtgtgtgtgtgtttgtgtgtgtgtgtgtgtgtgtgtgtgtgtgtgtgtgtgtgtttgtgtgtgttccagaTCAGGTGTAGGGATGGACAGGGAGATGACAAGATAACTAtgagaataaattaaaatcttCAACTGAAAGGGGTAGGAAGGTAGGGAACCTCCCCAGGAAAAGACAGAAACCTGAGATAAGGGAGGTGCCCCAGAATCCACGGAGGTGTCCTTAACTAtgactcactatgtagaggatatgaaacctgaagtagccacctcctgtagccaggcaggaaccccagtggagccaTAGGGCCAGCAACCAACCCATATAAATTTTGAccaaaaatttatcctgtcttcaAAAATGCTGGCATGAGAatggcagagcagagactgagtgaaTTACCAACCAATAACCAGACCTATTTGAGACTCATCACATTGGCAAACAAAAATCCTTGGCACTATTCataatactctgctatgcttgcagacaggagtctagcatggatGTCTTCTTAGAGGCTTTACCCAAcacctgactcagacagatacaggcACCCACAGACGAACAGTCGATTGAGCATGGGAACTTTCATGGAAAAATCACAGCAAGGATTGCAGCCTGTAAGAAGATAGGAACTGTACAAGAAGAGCAACAGAGTCTTCTAAGCTGTATCCTtggtgctctcagagactgaaccaccaaccaaagaacatatatgggctggacctaggcctccttgcACATATGTAACTGATGTGTTGCTTGGTATTCATGTGTATCCTGAACAacaggagcaggggctatccccaAATCTGTTGCCAGCATGTGGGATGAATTTATAGCTTGGATGCCTTATTCAACCTCAGTGGAAAATTTGACTGTCTTCACAGATACATGAGTTGCCAGTGTTGGTGATCCCCAGGGAGAACACAACAaactcagagaagaaacagagatgTAATTGGGGGAAATTTTAGGAGGGGTGACTGAGTCGGGGGCAATGAGCAGGAAGTAAGGTGAATACATAAAATTCtaacaacaagaagaaagattAAAAGTCTGAAAAACTGCCATAGAAAgccttgaaaatatttcttatgttatatttaaaaatttgaaacaaaTCATGCCGAATCTGAACAATTGAGAGTAGTGTAgcatttacacattttttttttttggtatacaTAGgtcacaaaagaattcagagagttGTGGTATgtatcattatttattaaaaatacaaatattactaAAATAAGACCCTTTATAAATTCCTATTGAATAAAGAGTCACATGAAATATGTCTGAATAAAGAGCAGAAAGCATATGGTCACCAAGTCTTGAATTTGCAAGACTTATGAGATATAACTTGGCATTTAGATTTACATCTGAGAATGAAACATAATGGAAAATCTCTCACATTGTACTCTTTAATTGGAttcattagtattttatttcatttctgaagTAGCAGTTAGAAAATACGGCTGAGTACAGAAGTAACTTGAAAATTAGAATGGGACTCAACATAAGGAAGACAGAATAATGTAgcacttttttattgttttatctttctCATTGCATATTCTCACTAGCTAGCAGCTCGGCAAGGTTCTGTTACCTATTTATTGCCAGAGGTTTCTTCAGACTCAGAGTTTTTCTCAGTGCTGCCTGTACTTCCTTGTTTCTTAAGCTATAGATGATGGGGTTCATCATGGATGTCACCGATGTGTAGAAAAGGGCCAAGAGTTTGTCCATTCCTGGTAAGTGGCTAGACTTGGGCCTCAAGTAGGTAATAGATGCTGAGCCATAGAAGAGAGTGACTACAAGTAGATGAGAGGAGCAGGTGGAGAGAGCTTTGTGGCGTCCCTCAGGTGAAGGCATCACCAGCACTGTAACCAGAATTCTGACATAGGAATAAATGATCAACAGAAATGGGCTAGATATGCAGAGGACTGCTACCACAAAGATTGCAGCCTCATTTTGGGATGTATCACCACAGGCAAGTGCCAGAACAGGTGGAAGGTCACAGAAGAAGTGGTCTATCTCACAGGGTCCACAAAAGTccagggagaaaataaaattggtCTGTCCCAACCCTACTATACATCCCATTCCCCATGAAACTATTGCCAAATGGGCACATACCTCACGACTCATTCGGGTTGCATAGTGGAGTGGGGAGCATATGGCCATGCAGCGGTCAAAGGCCATAGCTCCCAATAGGCAGCACTCAGTTATAccaaaaaatgagaagaaaaacatcTGTGAGGCACAACCCTCCCGAGAGATCTCTCGGTTCTCACTCACAAGGCTCTGTAACATTTTGGGAATGACAGAACAAGTGTAGCCAATTTCCAGGAGAGACAAGTTGGCCagaaagaagtacatgggtgtgtgtagGGCTGGACTGGTGCAGATTGCAAGCGCTATGAGTGCATTTCCTGTCAGTGATACTAAAAACATGAGGAGGATGAGGGTAAACAGGAGGAAGCATTCTCCAGGGACCTCAGAGAACTTGGCAAATGCAAAGCTTTTGACAGACAAGCTGTTCTCCTCCCACAGAGAGCAGTTGATACTCATCTCCTGAAAGAAAGGATTAAAAATCATGACAGCAATTTTTGCAGATGGGAGAAATTATTGATTTAGTCTGTCTCTCCCAACTGTTCTAGTCTCTCCCCTACctcttacgtgtgtgtgtgtgtgtgtgtgtgtgtgtgtgtgtgtgtgtgtaatatacatGGGAATGCATGTTCCTGTAATATTCAGATCCTAATACCAAGAGTCTTGATTAGtttccaccttgttttctgaTACAGGTTACTTGTCTTGGACCTACTTGTTTTTgctagaatgagtcagagatccaccttctttTGCCTTTCATATCTTTATTATTGGAGTTACATATAAATGCTCGTTTGCCCAGTCTTTCATTGGTACTGTTGATCAAAACTGCTACTCAAACCTGAACAGCAATACACtaatcactgaaccatttctATATCACATAATTTCATTAATTCTAGAGCCTGTGGTAAATTAGAAATTTGTttgttgtattaaaaaaaatcaccacacagcctcaattttctaaaaaaaaaaaaaaaaaatcaaatcctttCCCTATTCATACTACTAGGTGATTTTTTTCCAATATATACTTAGTTGTCAAACCATTAAATGACAAAATCTTAGCTGGGAAAGATGATATATCCTTTACTCCCAAGAATTGTGTGCCTGATTCAGAAAGTATCTGTGAGTTAAATGATAGCCTAGATTGCAGAGTGATACTGtgctaacaaagaaaaaaggtaaaTAGATGGTCAGTTTTCCTCTTAGGTTCGCTTTAGTCAATTGTCAATGTTAGTATGAAAAGGtcctttcaaatttatttttgtttcctcattCCTGTTGGCACTTCCTCTCTTTAACCATtttcctccgtccctccctccctccccattctctctctctcctctctgtctctgtatctctgtctcactctctgtgtctctgtctctatatctcctttttttctttcttaagaaaggGTCTTTTTACTTACCATTTTTTTTACCTCAGTATTTTTTATAGGGTCCTGACTCTTTCTCAGTAGTACTTTTTGGAGATTATACACTCTCAATTGTCAGTTCAATTTGCAGTTATGTGTATACCTGTTATATATTCTCATATCTGGAACAAGTTAAGATTCCTTAGTGACACTGATGTAGACATAGAGGCCAAGGGAGAAATGTAGCCACACTGAGGAATGTCTAACTAGGGCTTAactgatgacttaaaaaaatgtcCTTTGTAAATAGTCTCATATTACTTAAACTGTAGCAGTGCAATGCAAACATCTACATTAGTGATGAAGGCCCATGAGACTGATGAATTGGAGGTAGTTTTTGTGAGGAATGGATGACAGTAAATGCTGGCAACCCAACAGATTTTccatatttgttcattttataattttagtgcTTACAGGACAAATTGAAAATACAACCTGACATAAGTATCCTTCATACCGCCCAAAATTCagagtcaaataaaataattggagCATCAGGAGTTCTCTAAATACTTTAAAGCTATTATCTTATACAAATGCCATTACACTGAGATATTAAAAttcctaaataataaaaaatgaattgaaaaatttgaaatcaat
This window encodes:
- the LOC110314959 gene encoding olfactory receptor 10C1-like isoform X1, coding for MIFNPFFQEMSINCSLWEENSLSVKSFAFAKFSEVPGECFLLFTLILLMFLVSLTGNALIALAICTSPALHTPMYFFLANLSLLEIGYTCSVIPKMLQSLVSENREISREGCASQMFFFSFFGITECCLLGAMAFDRCMAICSPLHYATRMSREVCAHLAIVSWGMGCIVGLGQTNFIFSLDFCGPCEIDHFFCDLPPVLALACGDTSQNEAAIFVVAVLCISSPFLLIIYSYVRILVTVLVMPSPEGRHKALSTCSSHLLVVTLFYGSASITYLRPKSSHLPGMDKLLALFYTSVTSMMNPIIYSLRNKEVQAALRKTLSLKKPLAINR
- the LOC110314959 gene encoding olfactory receptor 10A2-like isoform X2, whose translation is MSINCSLWEENSLSVKSFAFAKFSEVPGECFLLFTLILLMFLVSLTGNALIALAICTSPALHTPMYFFLANLSLLEIGYTCSVIPKMLQSLVSENREISREGCASQMFFFSFFVTLFYGSASITYLRPKSSHLPGMDKLLALFYTSVTSMMNPIIYSLRNKEVQAALRKTLSLKKPLAINR